Within Amycolatopsis sp. FDAARGOS 1241, the genomic segment GCGGCGAAATCCTCGACTCCATCACGGTGCAGGCGCTGCTCGCGCGCTACCCGTCCGTGGCGGGCATGACCGGTACCGCCGTGGCCGTGGCCGAGCAGCTGCGCGAGTTCTACCGCCTCGAGGTCGCGGTGATCCCGCCGAACACACCCAACGTCCGCGAGGACCAGCCGGACCGGATCTTCGGGTCGCCGTCGCAGAAGCTGCGTGCGATCGAGGAGGAGATCCGCAAGGTGCACGAGACCGGGCGGCCGATCCTCGTCGGCACGCAGGACGTGGCCGAGTCCGAAGAGCTCGCCGACAAGCTCGCGAAGGCCGACCTGCCGTGTGTGGTCCTCAACGCGCGCAACGACGCCGAAGAAGCCGCGATCATCGCCGAAGCGGGCAAGAAGGGCGCGGTCACCGTGTCCACGCAGATGGCCGGTCGGGGTACCGACATCCGCTTGGGCGGCACGGACGGCGCCGGCCGTGAGGAGGTCGCCGAGCTGGGTGGCCTGCACGTGATCGGCACCGCGCGCTACCCCTCGAGCCGGCTCGACGGCCAGCTGCGCGGGCGGTCCGGCCGCCAGGGCGACCCGGGCAGCGCGATCTTCTTCGCGAGCCTCAACGACGACCTGGTCCTGTCCAACGCCCCCGACATCCCCGAGGGCATCGACGCCGATCCGGAGACCGGTGAGATCACCGACCCGGCGGCGCTGCGGCAGATCAACCACGCCCAGCGCGTCGCCGAGGGCGTCGACCTGGAGATCCACCGCAACACCTGGCGGTACACGCGGCTGATCGAGCGGCAGCGCACCGAGTTGCTGGAGCACCGCGACAAGGTGCTGCACACGGCGTTCGCGGCCGAGGAACTCGAGAAGGCGCAGCCGGAGAAGTTCGCCGAGGTCAAGGAGAAGCTGGCCGACACCGAGCGGCTCGAGCAGCTCAGCCGCGAGGTGCTGCTCTTCCACCTCGACCAGCTCTGGTCCGACCACCTGGCGTACCTGACCGACGTGCGCGAGAGCATCCACCTGCGCGCGCTGGCCCGCGAGACGCCGCTGGACGAGTTCCACCGCGCGGCGATCCCGGAGTTCCACAAGATCATCCCGGAGTCGGCTTCGCGCGCGGCCAAGACGCTCGAGGAAGCCGAGATCACCGACAACGGCATCGACCTCGCCGACGCCGGCGTGCGCCGCGCGAACACGACGTGGACCTACCTGGTGCACGACAACCCGTTCGACTCGGACTTCGAGCAAACGGTGAAGAAGGTCCGCAGCATGATGCGGATGAAGCGGTCCTGACGTCGTTCCCGGAGCCCGGTCACCGGCGTCGGTGGCCGGGCTTCGTTTTGCCCACATTTCACTCGGCGGGGCCGCGCGGCTGGGTGAGAATGACCGCATGCCGCAACTGCGCATCGCCCTGGCCCAGGTCAACACCACCGTCGGCGACCTCGACGGCAACACCGCGCTGACCGTCGAGTGGACCCGCCGCGCCGCGCAGGCCGGTGCCCACGTGGCCGTGTTCCCCGAGATGTCCCAGACCGGCTACCCGGTGGAGGACCTGGCACTGCGCGCGACCTTCGCGCACGCGTCCCGCGATTCTCTCGGCGAACTCGCGCGCCGGCT encodes:
- the secA2 gene encoding accessory Sec system translocase SecA2 codes for the protein MALISRVGKRLRRIIQRPGSVELTRYEALLPAVGKLEPDLEKLSDAELTERAGKLRESLDGAQAFSDDQLVEVGALGREAARRALGERAFDVQVLGTMGLLTGHVVQMETGEGKTLAGALAAAGYALRGKRVHVVTVNDYLARRDAEWMKPVYDLLGVSVGWVEPAHSRAERKEAYGQEVTYGAVAEIGFDVLRDRLVTQVDDLVQPAPEVAIVDEADSVLVDEARVPLVMAGSIDHNDADEEVATVVRRLRLGLHYETDTDGRNAWLTPAGASVVEKSLGGIDLYDDSGSDRLAAVNVALHAHALLTRDVDYLVRDGKVQLINAARGRVAELQRWPDGLQAAVEAKEQVAATDRGEILDSITVQALLARYPSVAGMTGTAVAVAEQLREFYRLEVAVIPPNTPNVREDQPDRIFGSPSQKLRAIEEEIRKVHETGRPILVGTQDVAESEELADKLAKADLPCVVLNARNDAEEAAIIAEAGKKGAVTVSTQMAGRGTDIRLGGTDGAGREEVAELGGLHVIGTARYPSSRLDGQLRGRSGRQGDPGSAIFFASLNDDLVLSNAPDIPEGIDADPETGEITDPAALRQINHAQRVAEGVDLEIHRNTWRYTRLIERQRTELLEHRDKVLHTAFAAEELEKAQPEKFAEVKEKLADTERLEQLSREVLLFHLDQLWSDHLAYLTDVRESIHLRALARETPLDEFHRAAIPEFHKIIPESASRAAKTLEEAEITDNGIDLADAGVRRANTTWTYLVHDNPFDSDFEQTVKKVRSMMRMKRS